The following are from one region of the Paenibacillus bovis genome:
- a CDS encoding methyl-accepting chemotaxis protein, with protein sequence MNPSTVTPEKIHADPYEKLASKLLLYTLLGILISCIPIFVGIYLTGLASLGIMLGMLVIVFVMCPSLILLYRKLHHLSVGKYWISGFSFIVIFCILWVIPSEVGWAAIYIYIALSLLYLDRKTSILSIIYAIVIEIIHVIFNPFISSSSPMDLVVMFAVTLMVGAVAVSICIVGEKMTHHLEEQRGQLDELLQEIEQSAEKLTAFGTQLQRNVEDTDRIGRELTTGFGEIASGIESQAGSIGEINTSIQQSENFINNIGQTAGDMTELAERAASLTRTGSDQVENLRGSVAEVGHVIDNTYSAMGTLRAYAEEISNVLQSIENIARQTNMLSFNAGIEAARAGEHGKGFAVVAEEIRKLASDSQQATVDITDILTRIHQQTEIVSGGIGQGKDAIGSIRVAAEQTEKLFSSILDETVVVSRRSVDIGSSIKELIETTRHSVMEMGTISAVTEQSSAAARQISSSLEQQTGRVTTIAGSFGELQRLIDALNASLERTVQMEQHMTVVPDEA encoded by the coding sequence ATGAATCCATCTACAGTCACACCCGAAAAAATCCATGCCGATCCCTATGAGAAGCTGGCATCCAAGCTCCTCTTGTATACATTGCTCGGCATTTTAATTTCATGTATTCCGATTTTTGTCGGCATTTATTTAACCGGACTGGCTTCCCTTGGTATTATGCTGGGTATGCTCGTTATCGTTTTTGTAATGTGTCCTTCCCTTATTTTGCTTTACCGGAAACTTCATCATTTATCTGTCGGAAAATACTGGATTTCCGGATTTTCATTTATCGTTATTTTCTGTATTCTTTGGGTGATTCCTTCCGAAGTCGGTTGGGCAGCCATCTATATCTATATTGCACTGTCCCTGTTGTACCTGGATCGCAAAACCAGCATACTGAGCATTATTTATGCGATTGTGATTGAGATTATCCATGTTATTTTCAATCCATTTATCAGTTCTTCTTCTCCAATGGATCTGGTGGTCATGTTCGCTGTTACATTGATGGTGGGCGCAGTTGCCGTATCGATCTGTATTGTTGGTGAAAAGATGACGCATCATCTGGAAGAACAGCGCGGACAGCTGGACGAGCTGCTGCAGGAGATCGAACAATCCGCCGAGAAACTGACAGCTTTTGGTACGCAGCTGCAGCGCAATGTGGAAGACACCGACCGGATCGGCCGCGAGCTGACAACGGGATTTGGCGAAATTGCCAGCGGTATTGAATCCCAGGCAGGCAGCATTGGCGAAATCAACACATCGATTCAACAATCCGAGAATTTTATCAATAATATTGGCCAGACGGCAGGAGACATGACCGAGCTGGCAGAGCGGGCGGCTTCACTTACCCGTACAGGTAGTGATCAGGTGGAAAATCTACGCGGTAGTGTTGCCGAGGTCGGTCATGTGATCGATAATACGTACAGCGCGATGGGAACATTGCGGGCGTATGCAGAAGAAATCTCCAATGTATTGCAATCTATCGAGAATATTGCCAGACAGACCAATATGCTGTCCTTTAATGCAGGAATCGAAGCGGCTCGTGCCGGTGAGCATGGCAAAGGATTCGCAGTAGTGGCCGAGGAAATTCGTAAACTGGCGAGCGATTCCCAGCAGGCAACAGTAGATATCACCGATATTCTGACACGGATTCATCAGCAGACCGAGATTGTATCCGGCGGAATCGGACAAGGCAAAGACGCAATCGGCAGTATTCGTGTAGCAGCCGAGCAGACCGAGAAACTGTTCAGCAGCATTTTGGACGAGACCGTAGTCGTCTCCAGACGCTCGGTCGATATTGGATCATCTATCAAGGAATTGATCGAAACAACCCGTCACTCCGTGATGGAAATGGGTACGATCTCCGCAGTTACCGAACAGTCGAGTGCAGCAGCAAGACAGATTTCCTCCAGTCTGGAACAGCAGACCGGTCGTGTGACTACGATCGCAGGCAGCTTTGGTGAATTGCAGCGCCTGATTGATGCACTGAATGCATCACTGGAGAGAACCGTACAGATGGAACAGCATATGACAGTTGTGCCAGATGAAGCTTAA
- a CDS encoding acyl carrier protein codes for MQQSGVSVEQIIAMISEVKEDPACLTRLDSHSDIIHDAGLDSLQLIHFILRVEEQYDVEIDFEEFDMDHLGSIAMFCDFVNKAQSDETVHSMEA; via the coding sequence ATGCAGCAATCCGGTGTTTCTGTAGAGCAAATCATTGCCATGATCAGCGAAGTAAAGGAAGATCCCGCCTGCCTCACCCGTCTTGACAGCCATTCCGATATTATTCACGATGCCGGTCTCGACTCTCTCCAACTTATCCATTTTATCCTGCGCGTAGAAGAGCAATACGATGTAGAAATTGATTTTGAAGAGTTTGATATGGATCATCTCGGTTCGATCGCGATGTTCTGTGATTTTGTAAATAAAGCCCAGTCTGACGAAACGGTCCATTCGATGGAAGCTTGA
- a CDS encoding BtrH N-terminal domain-containing protein — protein MSVSDKTILPLLSEVHNMQPEHLELMLGTEPSMAGAATTARILTRADDHFVINHCYYGAKRAMLQQCNIHLDETDVYFLSNGISFNYKGDIHTFGLRPIREMLEEWISHTGIELAYVDTEQKQQEQTVMLQEWHDVLSRGNTLLLHVKTENLVYNPLYTENPGKTHMIQLYGLHPQENIAYVGDHFLLDSSGAVLGYSGPSSLSELLEGTVEYAYMDHTGEAAMDEQQILSICTAHLDEFLNGQDHGSAGAWGIAAYRRLVHDMKMMSLLEGEAFAEACDTVYYHLRIESLSHLMRYTDHFIQKYQHRLGEQAEQLQNEITALNQDTKRHLLQLYKMGLQNSPHKMESYIQRSTELLDRIEQHLSSLHQALSRVAV, from the coding sequence ATGAGCGTAAGTGACAAAACGATTCTGCCCCTGCTGAGTGAAGTTCACAATATGCAGCCGGAGCATCTGGAGCTGATGTTGGGTACCGAGCCCTCTATGGCAGGAGCGGCGACAACCGCCCGCATACTGACCCGGGCAGATGATCATTTTGTGATCAATCACTGTTACTACGGAGCCAAGCGGGCGATGCTGCAACAGTGCAATATTCATCTGGATGAGACGGATGTGTATTTCCTCAGTAACGGAATCTCGTTTAATTATAAGGGAGATATTCATACATTCGGTCTGCGGCCAATCCGTGAGATGCTGGAAGAATGGATTAGCCATACTGGCATCGAACTCGCCTACGTAGATACAGAGCAGAAGCAGCAGGAACAGACTGTTATGCTGCAGGAATGGCATGACGTACTGAGTCGGGGCAATACGCTGCTGCTGCATGTCAAAACCGAGAACCTGGTCTACAACCCACTGTATACCGAGAATCCGGGCAAGACGCATATGATTCAGCTGTATGGACTGCATCCACAGGAAAATATCGCGTATGTAGGCGACCATTTTCTGCTGGATTCGTCCGGAGCAGTACTGGGCTACAGCGGACCGAGCAGCCTGTCCGAGCTGCTGGAAGGAACGGTCGAATACGCCTATATGGATCATACCGGAGAGGCTGCCATGGATGAGCAGCAGATCCTGTCGATCTGCACGGCCCATCTGGACGAATTTTTGAATGGACAGGATCATGGATCTGCCGGAGCTTGGGGAATCGCTGCCTATCGCAGACTTGTTCACGATATGAAGATGATGAGTCTGCTTGAAGGTGAAGCGTTTGCCGAAGCCTGTGATACGGTTTATTATCACCTGCGGATCGAGAGTCTCAGTCATCTGATGCGCTATACCGATCATTTTATCCAAAAATATCAGCATAGACTGGGTGAACAGGCGGAGCAGCTTCAAAACGAAATTACAGCGCTGAATCAGGATACCAAGCGCCATCTGCTGCAGCTGTACAAAATGGGACTGCAAAACAGTCCTCATAAAATGGAATCCTATATCCAGCGCAGTACAGAGCTGCTGGATCGGATCGAGCAGCATCTGTCCAGTCTGCATCAGGCGCTTTCACGGGTCGCTGTCTGA
- a CDS encoding radical SAM/SPASM domain-containing protein, with the protein MQPRSEVTIDREAFKLIKRTVRNAAVSYRNKVKDPTYKMPIPQSLGIKLTNRCNLRCTHCFQWNEDGYHHNMEKAEQNMDLDPAIFKQLLDDTKSAKSRLYLWGGEPMFHRQFSQILEHIQNDRREMTICTNGLLISKHLDQILDLSENLELLIAVEGFEREHDLIRGKGTFQKTMKEIDRLVELRDQGIYKGRISVHAVINDNMIGRMAELLEFFESKKLDLVMLCFPWYISRETSVKMDHYFADKFSWLRQLDERHISSWHAFKYKINPDKMEALMDDLHQINERVWKIRVRYQPGLDYDEIDKFIHGDEMTSRCSNNCLALTSRTDIIPDGSVMPCKFFAEFTVGNLKEKSLKEIWDSEEYEQIRKTINEGGLTPACSKCSVLYLHGAGAQQSLNYI; encoded by the coding sequence GTGCAACCAAGAAGTGAAGTAACTATTGACCGCGAAGCCTTTAAGCTGATCAAACGAACCGTCCGTAATGCCGCTGTATCCTACCGTAACAAGGTGAAGGACCCTACCTACAAGATGCCTATTCCCCAGTCGCTCGGTATTAAACTGACTAACCGCTGTAATCTGCGCTGTACGCACTGTTTTCAGTGGAATGAAGATGGCTATCACCACAATATGGAAAAAGCCGAGCAAAATATGGATCTGGACCCCGCCATTTTCAAGCAGCTATTGGATGATACGAAAAGCGCCAAATCACGCCTTTACTTATGGGGTGGAGAACCGATGTTCCACCGCCAATTCAGCCAGATTCTCGAACATATTCAAAATGACCGGCGTGAAATGACGATCTGTACCAACGGACTGCTGATCAGCAAGCATCTGGATCAGATTCTGGATCTCTCGGAAAATCTAGAATTGCTGATCGCTGTCGAAGGATTCGAGCGCGAGCACGATCTGATCCGCGGCAAAGGCACTTTCCAGAAAACGATGAAAGAAATCGATCGCCTCGTGGAGCTACGTGACCAAGGCATTTACAAAGGCCGGATATCGGTTCATGCCGTAATCAACGATAATATGATCGGACGTATGGCGGAGCTGCTGGAATTTTTCGAATCGAAAAAGCTGGATCTGGTTATGCTGTGCTTCCCATGGTATATCTCCAGGGAAACATCGGTTAAAATGGATCATTACTTTGCTGACAAATTCAGCTGGCTGCGTCAACTGGATGAGCGTCATATCAGCAGCTGGCATGCTTTTAAATACAAAATTAATCCGGATAAAATGGAGGCGCTGATGGATGATCTGCACCAGATCAATGAGCGTGTCTGGAAAATCCGTGTGCGTTATCAGCCGGGACTGGATTACGATGAGATCGACAAGTTTATCCATGGCGATGAAATGACAAGTCGTTGTTCCAACAACTGTCTGGCATTGACGTCACGGACAGATATTATTCCGGATGGCAGTGTAATGCCTTGCAAATTCTTTGCAGAGTTTACTGTCGGCAATCTCAAGGAGAAAAGTCTCAAGGAAATCTGGGATTCCGAAGAATATGAACAGATTCGCAAAACGATCAACGAAGGTGGTCTGACGCCGGCGTGTTCCAAATGCAGTGTGCTCTATCTGCATGGCGCAGGTGCCCAGCAATCGCTCAATTATATCTGA